One Diospyros lotus cultivar Yz01 chromosome 1, ASM1463336v1, whole genome shotgun sequence genomic window carries:
- the LOC127794982 gene encoding uncharacterized protein LOC127794982: MLRRNVRLRREYLYRKSLEGKERLLYEKKRKIKEALEEGKPIPTELRNEEATLRQEIDLEDENTAIPRTHIDDEYANASERDPKILLTTSRNPSAPLTQFVKELKFVFPNSQRMNRGSQVISEIIETCRAHDFTDVVLIHEHRGVPDGIIISHLPFGPTAYFGLLNVVTRHDIKDKKAIGTIPEAYPHLILNNFSTKLGERTANILKHLFPVPKPDTKRIITLANQSDYISFRHHIYEKRGGPKSIELKEIGPRFELRLYQIKLGTVDQSEAQTEWVIRPYMNTSKKRKILGD, from the exons ATGTTGCGAAGGAACGTACGGCTGAGAAGAGAGTACCTTTACAGGAAGAGCCTGGAAGGGAAAGAGCGCCTGCTGTACGAGAAGAAGCGCAAAATTAAAGAAGCCCTTGAAG AAGGAAAACCAATCCCTACTGAGCTCAGAAACGAAGAGGCCACCCTCCGCCAAGAGATCGACCTCGAGGACGAAAATACTGCCA TTCCAAGGACTCATATTGATGATGAGTATGCTAATGCATCAGAAAGAGATCCTAAAATTTTGCTAACCACATCCCGCAATCCAAGTGCTCCTCTTACACAGTTTGTAAAG gaaCTGAAGTTTGTATTTCCTAATTCACAGCGGATGAATCGTGGTAGTCAG GTTATTTCTGAAATTATAGAGACTTGCCGTGCACATGATTTTACAGATGTTGTGTTGATCCATGAGCATCGTGGTGTTCCTGATGGTATAATTATCAGCCATTTACCTTTTGGTCCAACTGCCTATTTTGGATTACTCAACGTG GTTACAAGACACGACATTAAGGACAAAAAAGCCATTGGAACTATCCCTGAAGCTTACCCACATTTGATTCTCAACAATTTCTCCACCAAG CTGGGCGAAAGGACAGCAAACATTCTAAAGCATTTATTTCCAGTGCCAAAACCTGATACAAAGCGTATTATCACTCTTGCCAATCAGTCTGACTATATTTCTTTCAG GCACCATATCTATGAGAAACGTGGAGGTCCTAAATCAATTGAGCTAAAAGAGATTGGCCCTCGATTTGAACTGCGGCTGTATCAG ATCAAACTGGGAACAGTGGATCAGAGTGAAGCCCAAACTGAATGGGTCATCAGACCATACATGAACACATCAAAGAAACGAAAGATTCTTGGGGATTGA